DNA from Desulfuromonas sp. AOP6:
CCTCGCCGATCGCCTGCTCGAAGAGACGGGCACTCTCAGTGCTCGGGAAAAGACGGCTCAGTTTCTGGACAAAATGGATCTGGAAAAGGAACGTGGAATCACCATAAAGGCTCAGGCGGTACGTCTGAAATATAAGGCCGATGATGGGAAAGACTACATTCTCAACTTGATAGACACGCCCGGTCATGTCGACTTCACTTACGAAGTTAGCCGCTCTCTCTCCGCCTGTGAAGGGGCCTTGCTGGTTGTTGACGCCTCTCAGGGTGTCGAAGCACAGACTCTGGCCAATGTTTATCTGGCCATCGACCAGAACCTTGAAGTCTTCCCCGTACTCAACAAGATCGACCTTCCCAGCGCGGACCCGGAGAAGGTAAAGGAAGAAATTGAGGAAATAATTGGCCTCGACACTCGGGACGCCGTGGGGGCCAGCGCCAAGGAAGGGATCGGCATTCACGATATCCTGGAACAGATCGTTTCCAAAATACCGCCACCTCGCGGTGATGAAACTGCTCTCCTCAAGGCCCTCATTTTCGACTCCTGGTATGACTCCTATCAGGGTGTCATTATTCTTGTCCGTGTGATGGAAGGAACCCTGAAGAAGGGCGACAAGATTCAGCTCATGTCGAACCGTAAAAGTTTCGAAGTGCTGAAGCTCGGAGTCTTTTCGCCCCACCCCCTGGAGATGCAATCGTTGTCGGCAGGTGAAGTCGGTTTCATGATCGCCGGCATCAAGGTCGTGCAGGACGCCAAGGTCGGCGATACGATCACCCATCTGCACCAGCCGGCAGCGGCAGCATTGCCTGGTTTCAAGGAAGTCAAACCCATGGTCTTTTCCGGTCTGTATCCCATTGATACGGCCGATTATGATCTGCTACGGGACGCTTTGGAAAAGCTGCGGCTCAACGATTCTTCTTTTTCCTTTGAACCTGAAAACTCCCTCGCCCTGGGTTTTGGCTTTCGCTGTGGTTTCCTGGGGCTTCTCCATATGGAAATCATCCAGGAACGCCTCGAACGTGAATTTGGCGTCGATCTGATTACCACCGCGCCGACGGTTGTATACAAGGTCACGACGGTCAAGGGGGAACTTCTTCGGGTCGAGAGCGCCAACAAGCTGCCCGAGGTTCAGCACATCCAGATCATTGAAGAACCGTTTATCCTCGCCTCCATTCACGTTCCCAATGAGTTTGTCGGCACGGTTCTGGCCCTGTGTGAAGAGAAGAGGGGCGTTCAGCGGGAAATCAAGTATTTGACCGCCAACCGCGTCATGGTGGTCTATGAATTGCCCCTCAATGAAATCGTTCTCGATTTTTACGACCGGCTCAAGTCCATTACCCGCGGTTACGCATCGTTCGATTATGAACATCTCGACTACCGTGAAAGCAAACTGGTGCGCCTCAATGTTCTTATCAATGGCGAAGCTGTCGATGCCCTGTCCCTGATTGTTCATCAGGACAAAGCTCAGGCCCGTGGCCGTGACCTGGCTTCAAAAATGAAAGAATTCATTCCACGACAGCAATACGAAGTGGCCATACAGGCCGCCATCGGCAACAAAGTTGTGGCCCGGGAGACTGTCAAGGCCCTGCGTAAAGACGTCACCGCCAAATGTTATGGCGGCGACATTACCAGGAAGCGTAAACTTCTGGAAAAGCAGAAGGAGGGTAAAAAAAGGATGAAACAGGTGGGCAGTGTCGAATTGCCCCAGGAAGCCTTTCTGGCGATTCTGAAAGTGAAAGAGTAATAGATATGACTTCATCTCCTGATACAGCCATCCAAGGCAAGGGGTCTAAATCCAAACTGCGCGAATACGCAGAGGCGTTGATCGTTGCTGCCATTCTGGCGCTGTTCATCCGCACCTTTGTAGTTCAAGCCTTCAAGATCCCTTCCGGGTCCATGGAAGACACGCTGCTTATAGGCGATCATCTGCTGGTCAATAAATTTCTTTACGGTATCAAGGTTCCTTTTACCGATAATCGCTTTTTAAGTATTCGCCACCCTGAGCGAGGGGACATCGTCGTTTTCGAATTTCCTGAGGACAAGGACAAGGGTTATTTTCAGCGCCGCGATTTTATCAAACGCATTGTGGGCACACCTGGTGATGTGGTCGAAGTCCGCAACAAGCAGGTCTATCTCAACGGCAAGCCCTACACTATCCCACAGGAAGTGCATAAAGAATCCGAAGTTCTTGGGGAAAAATACGGCCCTAGAGATTTCATGAAACCGGTAACGGTGCCTCAGGGTAAATATTTCGTCATGGGGGACAACCGTGATCGTTCCTACGACAGCCGTTTCTGGGGTTTTGTCGACGAAGAGGCGATCAAGGGAATGGCTTTCATTAAATATTGGTCTTGGGACCGGGATGATCTCAAACCACGCTGGAATCGCCTCGGCCGGCCGATCCATTAAAACTCCGCCCCGTCCGAAAATTTACCGTTGACTTAGGTGGTGGTCTCCTGATAAAGTCCTGAAAATTTGGTTTTTAAACGTCCCTTTTAAGTTAATCCTGAGAGATTAGCAAAGGTGGCCCATGCAAAACAGCGATCTGCTTATCAATTACAAAGGTACCTTTCCGTCACTGAACGGATAGGTACCTTTTTTTGTACGTCAGTCCGAAAAAGGGGGGCCATTACATGACCAAAACAGCGACAACTATCATGGACGGTGCCGGCATCGGCCGGGCCTTGACAAGAATCTCCCATGAGATCCTTGAGCACAACAAAGGCACTGAGAAACTGGCTCTGATCGGAATCCGTACCGGCGGAGACCATCTGGCCAAACTCATTCGCGCCCGCATCGCTGAAATCGAGGGCGTCGAGGTTCCTCTCGGGGTCATGGATGTCACCATGTATCGCGACGATCTAAGATCAAGAGGCAGCCTCCCCCTTGGGAAGACCGACATTTCTTTTCCCCTTGATGATGTCCGTGTTGTCCTCATCGACGACGTCCTTTTCACCGGTCGCACCATTCGGGCAGCTATGGACGCCTTGATGGACCTGGGGCGGCCCAGAAGCATCCAGCTCGCCGTTCTCGTCGATCGGGGGCATCGTGAGTTGCCTATCCGTCCCGACTATATTGGCCGCAACGTGCCTACCTCGCGGGAAGAAAAGGTCCAGGTCGAATTTGATGACGCGTCGATTCCGGTTGAAGTCCGGCTTTTGAAACCATAATTTTCCAGGGGGTCCGTCATGGCTTTTCCACACAAGCATATTCTTGGCACGGAGCAACTTTCCAAAGAAGACATCATCCAGATTCTCGATACAGCGGAAAGTTTCCGGGAAATCAATTCCCGCGCCATCAAAAAAGTGCCGACCCTGCGGGGAAAAACGATCGTCAACCTTTTCTACGAGGCCAGCACTCGCACCCGCACTTCCTTTGAAATTGCTGGCAAACGGCTCTCCGCTGATACTATCAATATCAGCGCCAGTTCCTCATCCGTGGTCAAAGGGGAAACCCTCGAAGATACCGCCCGCAACATTGAAGCCATGAAGCCGGATATCATCGTCATGCGCCATTCGGCCTCGGGCGCACCGAACTATCTGGCCAAGCGCCTGAACTGCTCGGTGATCAATGCCGGTGACGGGGCTCATGAGCACCCGAGCCAGGCGCTGCTTGACCTGCTCACTATCCGTCAGCACAAGGGCAGGATAGAGGGGCTCAAGGTCGCCATCATCGGCGACATCGCCCACAGCCGGGTGGCGCGCTCGGATCTCTACGCCCTGATCAAGATGGGCGCCACTGTTCGACTGGCCGGTCCCGGCACCATGATTCCTCCCGGCATCGAACGACTTGGCGCCGAGGTCTATACAGATATCAACCAGGCTCTGGAGGGGGCCGATGTCATCATGATGCTGCGCATCCAGTTGGAGCGTCAAGGCAAAACACTGCTCCCCACGTTGCGTGAATACGCGCGCTTTTACGGCCTGAATAAAGACAATCTTAAGCTCGCCCAAAAGGATGCCATCATCATGCACCCCGGCCCCATGAATCGGGGTGTCGAGATTTCATCTATCGTCGCCGATGGCGATCAGAACGTCATCTTGGATCAGGTTGAAAACGGCGTCGCTGTTCGTATGGCCCTGCTGTACCTGGTTGCTGGCGGGGATGCCGGCGAAGGATCGCCTGACGCCTGATAATAAGCAAGTTTATTACCCATATAGCGAGGTGAAAATGGATATATTGATCAAGAACGGCCGCGTTATCGACCCAGGCAATAAAGTGGATCAGCAGTTGGATGTACTTATTCGTGACGGCAAGATTGCCCGTATCGACAAGGAGATATCAGGCGGAGAGGTCCGAGTTCTTGACGCCAAGGGATGCCTCGTCGTGCCGGGCCTGGTGGATATGCATGTCCATCTGCGTGACCCCGGTCTGGAGTACAAAGAGGACATCGTCAGTGGGACTCGTGCCGCGGCAGCGGGAGGCTTTACTTCGGTGGCCTGCATGCCCAACACCAAGCCCGTCAACGACAACAAGGCGGTCACTCTTTATATTCGCAACAAGGCCAAAGAAGAAGGTTTCGCCAATGTCTTCCCCATTGGCGCCATCACCAAGGGGCAGAAGGGGGAATCGCTTTCGGAAATTGGCGAACTCAAGGAAGCCGGCTGCGTCGGCCTCTCGGATGACGGTGTCCCCGTTGGCAGTGGTGAAATGATGCGCCGGGCCATGGAATATGCTCGCCCTTTTGGGCTGCCAATTATAAGCCACGCCGAAGATCTCTCCCTCGTGGGGGAAGGGGTTATGAACGACGGTTTCGTGGCAACGGAACTGGGGCTCAAAGGTATTCCCTGGGTCGCGGAAGATGCCGCCACGGCTCGCGAAGTGATGCTCTGCGAGTTCACCGGCGCCCGTTTGCATGTTGCTCACGTTTCGACGCGCGGTTCTGTTGAGATCGTGCGTGCCGCCAAAAAACGTGGCGTGAATGTTACCTGCGAGGCTACTCCGCATCACTTCACCCTGACTGAAGAAGCGGTGCGCGGGTACGACACCAACGCCAAAATGAATCCGCCCCTGCGCACCGCCGATGATGTGGCGGCCATTCGCGAAGGTCTCGCCGATGGTACGATCGATGCCATCGCCACGGATCACGCTCCTCATCACTATGATGAAAAAAACGTGGAGTTCAATATTGCTCTCAACGGCATTGTGGGATTGGAAACCGCCTTGCCTCTGACCCTTCGCCTGGTCGAGGATGGTGTCCTCTCTCTGAACCAGGCCATCTCCCTGCTGACCGACCGGCCCGCCCGAATCCTTGGTCTCAATCGGGGTACACTTTCTGTAGGGTCCCCGGCGGATGTCACCGTTATTGACCCCTCTGACAAATGGGTTATCGATGCCAGTCGCTTTGAATCTAAGAGTCGAAACACCCCTTTTGGTGGCTGGAATGTCAAGGGTAGGGCTCTATACACGATTTGTGGCGGACGTGTTACGTTCGAAAATAAATTATAAGATCAGTAAGTTAAACTTATTTATTAAAGTTGTTTCTAGGGAGTTTTGCAGCTATGAAAGCTATTCTGGCTCTTGCCGATGGCAGGGTCTTTCACGGTAAAAGCTTCGGCGCACCGGGTGAGGTAACGGGAGAGGTTGTTTTCAACACCAGCATGAGCGGCTATCAGGAAATATTGACAGACCCTTCCTACCGGGGCGAAATCGTCACCATGACCTATCCGCTCATCGGCAACTGTGGTGTCAATCCCGAGGATGTCGAGTCGTCACGACCTCATCTTGCTGGCTTTATCGTTAAGGAAGCCTGCGAAGCGCCGAGCAATTGGCGCTCTACCCTGTCCCTGGACGCCTATCTGAAAGAAAACGGGATTGTCGGCATCCAGGGCATCGATACCCGCGCCCTGGTTCGACATATTCGAGACAAGGGGGCACAGGCGGGCATTATTTCCTCCCTTGATCAGGACCCGGAGAGTCTCGTTGAA
Protein-coding regions in this window:
- the lepA gene encoding translation elongation factor 4 is translated as MNKDLIRNFSIIAHIDHGKSTLADRLLEETGTLSAREKTAQFLDKMDLEKERGITIKAQAVRLKYKADDGKDYILNLIDTPGHVDFTYEVSRSLSACEGALLVVDASQGVEAQTLANVYLAIDQNLEVFPVLNKIDLPSADPEKVKEEIEEIIGLDTRDAVGASAKEGIGIHDILEQIVSKIPPPRGDETALLKALIFDSWYDSYQGVIILVRVMEGTLKKGDKIQLMSNRKSFEVLKLGVFSPHPLEMQSLSAGEVGFMIAGIKVVQDAKVGDTITHLHQPAAAALPGFKEVKPMVFSGLYPIDTADYDLLRDALEKLRLNDSSFSFEPENSLALGFGFRCGFLGLLHMEIIQERLEREFGVDLITTAPTVVYKVTTVKGELLRVESANKLPEVQHIQIIEEPFILASIHVPNEFVGTVLALCEEKRGVQREIKYLTANRVMVVYELPLNEIVLDFYDRLKSITRGYASFDYEHLDYRESKLVRLNVLINGEAVDALSLIVHQDKAQARGRDLASKMKEFIPRQQYEVAIQAAIGNKVVARETVKALRKDVTAKCYGGDITRKRKLLEKQKEGKKRMKQVGSVELPQEAFLAILKVKE
- the lepB gene encoding signal peptidase I; protein product: MTSSPDTAIQGKGSKSKLREYAEALIVAAILALFIRTFVVQAFKIPSGSMEDTLLIGDHLLVNKFLYGIKVPFTDNRFLSIRHPERGDIVVFEFPEDKDKGYFQRRDFIKRIVGTPGDVVEVRNKQVYLNGKPYTIPQEVHKESEVLGEKYGPRDFMKPVTVPQGKYFVMGDNRDRSYDSRFWGFVDEEAIKGMAFIKYWSWDRDDLKPRWNRLGRPIH
- the pyrR gene encoding bifunctional pyr operon transcriptional regulator/uracil phosphoribosyltransferase PyrR, which translates into the protein MTKTATTIMDGAGIGRALTRISHEILEHNKGTEKLALIGIRTGGDHLAKLIRARIAEIEGVEVPLGVMDVTMYRDDLRSRGSLPLGKTDISFPLDDVRVVLIDDVLFTGRTIRAAMDALMDLGRPRSIQLAVLVDRGHRELPIRPDYIGRNVPTSREEKVQVEFDDASIPVEVRLLKP
- a CDS encoding aspartate carbamoyltransferase catalytic subunit; translation: MAFPHKHILGTEQLSKEDIIQILDTAESFREINSRAIKKVPTLRGKTIVNLFYEASTRTRTSFEIAGKRLSADTINISASSSSVVKGETLEDTARNIEAMKPDIIVMRHSASGAPNYLAKRLNCSVINAGDGAHEHPSQALLDLLTIRQHKGRIEGLKVAIIGDIAHSRVARSDLYALIKMGATVRLAGPGTMIPPGIERLGAEVYTDINQALEGADVIMMLRIQLERQGKTLLPTLREYARFYGLNKDNLKLAQKDAIIMHPGPMNRGVEISSIVADGDQNVILDQVENGVAVRMALLYLVAGGDAGEGSPDA
- a CDS encoding dihydroorotase; the protein is MDILIKNGRVIDPGNKVDQQLDVLIRDGKIARIDKEISGGEVRVLDAKGCLVVPGLVDMHVHLRDPGLEYKEDIVSGTRAAAAGGFTSVACMPNTKPVNDNKAVTLYIRNKAKEEGFANVFPIGAITKGQKGESLSEIGELKEAGCVGLSDDGVPVGSGEMMRRAMEYARPFGLPIISHAEDLSLVGEGVMNDGFVATELGLKGIPWVAEDAATAREVMLCEFTGARLHVAHVSTRGSVEIVRAAKKRGVNVTCEATPHHFTLTEEAVRGYDTNAKMNPPLRTADDVAAIREGLADGTIDAIATDHAPHHYDEKNVEFNIALNGIVGLETALPLTLRLVEDGVLSLNQAISLLTDRPARILGLNRGTLSVGSPADVTVIDPSDKWVIDASRFESKSRNTPFGGWNVKGRALYTICGGRVTFENKL